Proteins co-encoded in one Treponema sp. Marseille-Q3903 genomic window:
- a CDS encoding AMP-binding protein — protein sequence MNLAHEFLVEDREFLDYEDFSKNCKLKAPENFNFAYDIVDRYAKETPNKRALLWIDDNSDEPLDFSFADISRESKRAAYWLSLKGIKKGDTVMLVLRRRYEWWILMPALHRIGAIVIPATDQLLQADIEYRTNAADVKMVISYDNPHIQEEIEKALPKSPTVQFLVTVGPDRKGWINFHKECEPLDPEFPRPVGDAATHNTDPMLLYFTSGTSGYPKMVLQDFVYPIGHIMTAKYWHGVVDDGLHLTISETGWAKATWGKLYGQWICGTAQFVYDMNMLKPDKMLQMISKYGLTTFCAPPTVYRFLVRQDLSKYDLSKCTRFSTAGEALNGEVYEKWLEKTGKKIYEGYGQTESTIICGNFMDYAPVRPGSMGKPNPLYKIEVLNPNGKPVPNGEIGELCIHIEDGRPFGLLMGYHKDISLTAEAFDGGVYHTNDNVYMDEDGYVWFVGRKDDIIKSSGYRISPFEVESILQKHPAVLECAVTGVEDPKRGMAVKATIVLSADYADKEPKEMELIMSNFAKENTAMYKCPRIYEFVKELPKTISGKIRRVEIREKDKGKDLDKIKQDF from the coding sequence ATGAATCTTGCACATGAATTTTTAGTAGAAGACAGAGAATTTTTAGATTACGAAGATTTTTCTAAAAATTGTAAACTAAAAGCTCCTGAGAATTTTAATTTTGCCTATGATATTGTCGACCGTTATGCAAAAGAGACTCCGAATAAGCGCGCTTTGCTTTGGATTGATGATAACAGTGACGAACCGCTTGATTTTTCATTTGCGGATATTTCTCGAGAATCAAAGAGAGCTGCTTATTGGCTTTCCCTTAAAGGAATTAAGAAAGGCGATACTGTGATGCTTGTTTTGCGCCGCCGCTATGAATGGTGGATTTTGATGCCTGCTCTTCACAGAATCGGGGCGATTGTAATTCCTGCGACAGATCAGCTTTTGCAGGCTGATATTGAATATCGAACAAATGCTGCCGATGTAAAAATGGTCATCTCTTATGATAATCCTCATATTCAGGAAGAAATTGAAAAAGCATTGCCAAAATCTCCGACTGTGCAATTTTTAGTTACAGTAGGTCCGGACAGAAAAGGGTGGATTAATTTTCATAAAGAATGCGAACCGCTCGACCCGGAATTTCCTCGTCCTGTAGGAGATGCAGCCACCCACAATACAGACCCGATGCTTTTGTACTTTACATCGGGAACATCAGGCTATCCAAAAATGGTTTTGCAGGATTTTGTTTATCCGATCGGACACATCATGACTGCAAAATATTGGCACGGAGTTGTAGATGATGGGCTTCATCTGACAATTTCGGAGACAGGGTGGGCTAAAGCGACTTGGGGCAAACTTTACGGCCAGTGGATTTGCGGTACGGCACAGTTTGTCTACGATATGAACATGCTCAAGCCTGATAAGATGCTTCAGATGATTTCAAAATACGGGCTTACAACTTTCTGTGCGCCGCCGACAGTTTATCGCTTCCTCGTTCGTCAGGATTTGTCAAAATATGATTTGAGCAAATGTACAAGATTCAGCACAGCCGGAGAAGCTTTGAACGGTGAAGTCTACGAAAAATGGCTTGAGAAAACAGGCAAAAAGATTTATGAAGGGTATGGGCAGACAGAGTCAACAATCATCTGTGGAAATTTTATGGATTATGCTCCCGTCCGTCCGGGGTCAATGGGAAAACCGAATCCCCTATATAAAATAGAAGTTTTAAACCCGAACGGAAAACCTGTTCCTAATGGGGAAATTGGGGAACTTTGCATCCATATCGAAGATGGTCGCCCTTTTGGACTTTTGATGGGTTATCATAAAGACATATCATTGACTGCCGAAGCGTTCGACGGGGGCGTCTATCATACAAATGACAATGTCTATATGGACGAGGACGGTTATGTTTGGTTTGTCGGACGAAAAGATGATATCATAAAATCATCCGGATACAGAATCAGTCCGTTCGAAGTTGAATCTATCCTTCAAAAGCACCCAGCGGTATTGGAATGTGCTGTCACAGGTGTAGAGGATCCTAAACGCGGCATGGCTGTAAAAGCAACGATTGTTCTTTCAGCAGATTACGCAGACAAAGAGCCGAAAGAGATGGAATTGATAATGTCGAACTTTGCAAAAGAAAATACAGCAATGTATAAATGCCCGCGAATCTATGAATTTGTTAAGGAATTACCAAAGACAATATCCGGCAAAATCAGGCGTGTTGAAATTCGCGAAAAAGACAAAGGGAAAGATCTCGATAAAATAAAGCAAGATTTTTAG
- a CDS encoding acyl-ACP thioesterase domain-containing protein — translation MIKEYKSELLDDGITLLNEKKILFGQCGPDKRLHLSEVMQYCSDYVTELYTQRGYDRDFLVEHGYAQMVSRSSFHIYDLPKENDVITISVREEKPEGPQLMRCYEFKDSKSNQLLIVGKSLWVIVEPKTRAVVFPNRFEFLAKSDVETREECAKPGRIKFPEKLVHLSDQKIIYSMIDGNNHLTNSKYINFAIDYLPEQYQSKEITDFRLNFCKEIRKDDTMQVNAFFNNEENKILVEGKIASDGERSFECELIYK, via the coding sequence ATGATAAAAGAGTACAAGTCTGAACTTTTGGACGATGGAATCACATTGCTGAATGAAAAAAAAATTTTGTTTGGGCAGTGTGGGCCGGATAAACGACTTCATCTTTCTGAAGTTATGCAGTATTGTTCCGATTACGTTACAGAGTTGTATACGCAGCGTGGATATGATCGCGATTTTTTGGTAGAACACGGGTATGCCCAGATGGTTTCCCGTTCAAGCTTTCATATCTATGATTTACCAAAAGAAAACGATGTGATAACTATTTCCGTTCGCGAAGAAAAACCTGAAGGTCCGCAACTGATGCGCTGTTATGAATTCAAAGATTCAAAGTCCAATCAGCTTTTAATCGTCGGAAAAAGTCTGTGGGTGATTGTTGAGCCCAAAACAAGGGCAGTTGTATTTCCGAACAGGTTCGAATTTCTTGCAAAATCAGATGTCGAGACACGAGAGGAATGTGCAAAACCAGGCAGAATAAAATTTCCCGAAAAACTCGTCCATCTTTCAGATCAGAAAATTATTTATTCAATGATTGACGGAAACAATCATCTCACAAATTCAAAATATATCAACTTTGCAATCGATTATCTTCCTGAGCAGTACCAGTCAAAGGAAATTACTGACTTCAGATTAAACTTTTGCAAAGAAATTCGCAAAGATGATACTATGCAGGTGAACGCTTTTTTCAACAACGAAGAAAATAAAATTCTTGTTGAAGGTAAAATTGCTTCGGACGGCGAACGTTCTTTTGAATGTGAACTTATCTATAAATAG
- a CDS encoding hydrogenase maturation nickel metallochaperone HypA, translating into MHELGVVFKIIDDLKVVAAENNLDEIRKVTIKLGEVSTVIPQYLTDCWKWAIKREPILKDAEIQIERIPAVTYCDSCGKTYETVKYAKICPHCKSDKTWLMQGNEFLIKEIEVPEG; encoded by the coding sequence ATGCACGAGCTTGGAGTTGTTTTTAAGATAATAGATGATCTCAAAGTGGTGGCCGCTGAAAATAATCTCGACGAGATTAGGAAGGTGACCATCAAATTGGGCGAAGTCTCTACAGTGATCCCGCAGTACCTGACAGATTGTTGGAAGTGGGCGATAAAACGAGAGCCTATTCTAAAAGATGCAGAAATTCAAATTGAAAGAATACCGGCAGTGACATATTGCGATTCCTGCGGTAAAACTTATGAAACAGTGAAGTACGCAAAAATTTGTCCGCATTGCAAAAGCGATAAGACTTGGCTCATGCAGGGAAATGAATTTTTAATTAAAGAAATTGAAGTTCCAGAAGGCTGA
- the hypB gene encoding hydrogenase nickel incorporation protein HypB produces the protein MKIIELNRSVTESNDKDADALREKMRAAGVLMFNLMSSPGSGKTTLLSCVITDMKSELKIGVMEADIASDVDAAKIEKLGARVIQAHTGGMCHMDAGMTERAINAMGNENLNIVFLENVGNLICPAEFDTGAERNIMILSVPEGDDKPLKYPLMFQKSDVLVITKIDTKDYFNFDFFACEKRVRSLNPNIEIFHVSAKTGDGMSEFENWIRQEYKKYRLRF, from the coding sequence ATGAAAATAATTGAACTCAATAGATCTGTAACAGAATCAAACGATAAAGATGCGGATGCGCTTAGGGAAAAAATGAGAGCCGCCGGTGTTTTGATGTTCAATCTGATGTCTTCTCCTGGCTCAGGAAAAACAACATTGCTTTCATGTGTAATCACCGACATGAAAAGCGAACTTAAAATCGGCGTCATGGAAGCAGACATCGCATCTGATGTAGATGCTGCCAAAATCGAAAAGCTTGGCGCGCGAGTAATCCAAGCACATACAGGTGGGATGTGTCACATGGACGCTGGAATGACAGAACGAGCCATAAATGCGATGGGCAACGAAAATCTGAACATTGTATTTCTCGAAAACGTTGGAAATCTCATCTGTCCGGCAGAATTTGATACAGGAGCCGAACGAAACATAATGATTCTCAGTGTTCCAGAAGGAGACGACAAGCCTCTAAAATATCCGCTGATGTTCCAAAAAAGCGATGTACTTGTTATCACAAAGATAGATACAAAAGATTATTTTAATTTTGATTTTTTTGCTTGTGAAAAAAGAGTCCGCTCGCTTAATCCAAATATCGAGATTTTTCATGTATCAGCAAAAACTGGCGACGGTATGAGCGAGTTTGAAAACTGGATTCGGCAAGAATATAAAAAATATCGTCTACGATTCTAA
- a CDS encoding DUF368 domain-containing protein codes for MNILWTLAIGIIIGMANVIPGVSGSTIAVVFGIYDKFIDAITLNVKKLWKNKKFVLPIVTGMALGVLILSKLITLLYEKFPIQTNFFFTGLIIGSVPMLVNLSVNKKDGTKVEKSKTKSIVACVIIGIAIMILFSMLESSFGDSQGMIKSLPEFSVKLALKIFIAGVFGAVAMIVPGISGSLLMLILGVYPIVIKSISALFLPESFFSALILLLPNGVGVLAGLLLGARLIKNLLEKAPNHTYAVILGLLCGSALNICPITKNIFQGVFFQSILDFKSVSLVLSSAAALIVGGAMAYFSSKFSPSE; via the coding sequence ATGAATATTTTATGGACACTTGCAATTGGAATTATAATCGGTATGGCAAATGTAATCCCCGGCGTTTCAGGGAGCACGATAGCGGTTGTTTTTGGAATTTACGACAAATTTATAGATGCTATAACTCTGAATGTAAAAAAACTTTGGAAAAATAAAAAATTTGTATTGCCGATTGTTACAGGAATGGCACTTGGCGTTCTTATTTTGAGCAAGCTGATAACATTGCTTTATGAAAAATTCCCTATACAGACTAACTTTTTTTTCACAGGATTGATTATCGGGAGCGTTCCGATGCTTGTGAATCTCTCTGTAAATAAAAAAGACGGGACTAAAGTAGAAAAATCTAAAACAAAGTCTATTGTAGCCTGTGTCATTATCGGGATTGCAATCATGATTTTGTTCTCTATGCTTGAATCTTCTTTTGGAGATTCTCAAGGCATGATAAAGTCTCTCCCTGAGTTTTCTGTAAAACTTGCATTAAAAATTTTCATCGCAGGGGTTTTTGGAGCTGTTGCGATGATTGTTCCTGGAATTTCAGGCTCTCTCCTGATGCTTATTTTGGGCGTTTATCCTATTGTGATAAAAAGTATTTCAGCATTGTTCCTACCGGAGAGTTTTTTTTCTGCGCTTATTCTTCTTCTTCCAAACGGAGTCGGAGTTCTCGCCGGACTTTTGCTCGGTGCCAGGCTTATAAAAAATCTTCTGGAAAAAGCTCCTAATCATACATACGCGGTGATTCTTGGACTTTTGTGTGGCTCTGCACTGAACATCTGCCCGATTACAAAAAATATATTTCAGGGAGTTTTTTTTCAATCTATTTTAGATTTTAAGAGCGTTTCTCTGGTTTTATCTTCTGCGGCTGCGCTGATTGTTGGAGGCGCAATGGCATATTTCAGTTCAAAGTTTTCTCCATCGGAGTAG
- a CDS encoding ThiF family adenylyltransferase: MLNQFLRTELIIGKEAMDILQAARIAVFGIGGVGGYVVEALVRSGIQHIDIIDNDIVSLTNINRQIIATHSTIGKYKVDVMKERILDINPDAEVNVYKCFYLPENCHQFDFSKYDYVADAIDTVTAKIQLILQAKKSGTKIISSMGAGNKTDPTKFRVADIFQTSVCPLARVIRHECKKRKIEDVKVVFSTEPALSPVKNSPDSEPVPGSIAFVPSVMGLIIAGEIIKDLIKIM, from the coding sequence ATGTTGAATCAATTTTTAAGGACAGAACTAATCATTGGCAAAGAAGCGATGGACATTTTACAGGCTGCCCGAATCGCCGTTTTTGGAATCGGAGGGGTAGGGGGGTATGTAGTCGAAGCCCTTGTTCGTTCAGGAATTCAGCATATCGATATCATAGACAACGACATTGTTTCACTTACAAACATAAATCGTCAAATCATAGCGACCCATTCAACAATCGGAAAATATAAAGTCGATGTCATGAAAGAGCGAATTCTCGACATCAATCCTGATGCTGAAGTCAATGTTTACAAATGTTTTTATCTTCCGGAAAACTGTCACCAGTTTGATTTTTCCAAATACGATTATGTTGCCGATGCGATAGATACGGTGACTGCAAAAATCCAACTTATTTTACAAGCAAAAAAATCAGGGACGAAAATAATTTCAAGTATGGGGGCAGGAAACAAAACAGATCCCACAAAGTTTCGCGTCGCTGATATTTTTCAAACTTCTGTTTGTCCTCTTGCAAGGGTTATTCGGCACGAATGTAAAAAAAGAAAAATCGAAGATGTGAAAGTTGTTTTTTCAACAGAACCGGCGCTGAGCCCGGTCAAAAACAGTCCCGATTCGGAACCGGTTCCCGGCAGCATTGCGTTTGTTCCTTCTGTTATGGGATTGATAATTGCAGGAGAAATCATTAAAGATCTGATAAAAATAATGTAA
- a CDS encoding FAD-dependent oxidoreductase, whose amino-acid sequence MEAKGDPHYPLRPENANVDGPMRESIVKLGKMITDRVPIKLGLHKITKDDPEYWALCCLCTDEEAELALKFGGIRKPKTFEQLKKISKIEPEKLQKMLDHMSWTGLIEWNYENPKREKQYVLPMFVPGSGEFSNMNKDLIEENPQLGLFFEHMTRLPLEKVTKIVPPGGAGIGMHVIPVEKAIEMNNEAISVEKISHWLDKYDGKYAKSPCSCRCSRKTFEEGCGDVEDGWCIAVGDMADYVVETNKGGVYITREEALDIFKRAEDNGFVHQITNIDGENKIFAICNCNVNVCYALRTSLLFNTPNLSRSSYVAKVDKNNCVACGRCVEYCPAGAVKLGQKLCKKDGSSVEYPKHLLPSDKKWSEADWDWDYRDHNRIESYRTGTAPCKTACPAHIAVQGYLKMASQGRYKEALALIKKNNPLPAICGHICNRRCEDACTRGTIDQALAIDEVKKFIAMQDLNAETRYIPEKVIPRVDGDFSADKVAIIGAGPAGLSCAFYLAEKGYTPTVFEKNKKPGGMLVYGIPSYKLEKNVVEAEIDIIRAMGVEIKTGIEVGKDVTLDELRAQGYKAFYIAIGCQGGRSVNVPGEDAKGISTAVDFLKEINANEKYDFYGDVVVVGGGNVAIDCSRGAIRAGAPKVTQICLEGRDIMPASDNEVAEAEEDGVEIRCGWGPKEIIKDKDGNVSGIVFKKCVSVKDATGRFNPKYDENDTIKVDCRHIVLAVGQSILWGDLLKGSKVQLGRGNGAVADPKTYQTAEPDIFVGGDVYTGPKFAIDAIAAGKEGAISIHRFVQPHTSLTIGRNQNDYVELNKDDILVESYDNSSRQIPGTKAGVAPKSFRDAKLVFTEAQVKKETARCLSCGASVVDTNHCVGCGVCTTKCEFDAIHLFRDNPECSVMRRSEDKMKYILPYAAKQAIKIKFSKKKKNPKKDDE is encoded by the coding sequence ATGGAAGCAAAAGGTGATCCGCATTACCCTCTTCGTCCTGAAAATGCAAATGTAGATGGACCGATGAGAGAGTCGATTGTAAAACTCGGAAAGATGATAACCGACCGTGTCCCGATCAAACTTGGATTACATAAAATTACAAAAGATGATCCGGAATACTGGGCTCTTTGCTGTCTATGCACAGACGAAGAAGCTGAATTGGCTTTAAAATTTGGCGGAATTCGTAAACCGAAAACATTCGAGCAGCTTAAAAAAATCTCGAAAATCGAACCTGAAAAACTTCAGAAGATGTTAGACCACATGTCGTGGACAGGCTTGATTGAATGGAACTACGAAAACCCTAAGCGTGAAAAACAGTATGTGCTTCCAATGTTCGTGCCCGGTTCGGGCGAGTTCTCCAATATGAATAAGGATTTGATCGAAGAGAATCCGCAACTTGGGCTTTTCTTCGAACACATGACGCGCCTCCCTCTTGAAAAGGTTACAAAAATTGTTCCTCCAGGAGGAGCCGGTATCGGTATGCATGTTATTCCTGTTGAAAAAGCTATTGAGATGAACAACGAAGCGATTAGTGTAGAAAAAATATCTCATTGGCTCGATAAATACGATGGAAAATATGCAAAATCTCCTTGTTCGTGCAGGTGCAGCCGCAAAACTTTTGAAGAAGGCTGTGGAGACGTAGAAGACGGATGGTGTATCGCTGTCGGTGATATGGCAGACTATGTCGTAGAAACAAACAAAGGTGGCGTATATATCACTCGAGAAGAGGCGTTGGATATTTTCAAAAGAGCGGAAGACAACGGATTTGTTCACCAGATTACAAACATCGATGGTGAAAACAAAATCTTTGCCATCTGTAACTGTAACGTAAATGTTTGTTATGCTCTTCGTACATCGCTTTTATTCAATACACCGAATTTGTCTCGCTCGTCTTATGTTGCAAAAGTGGACAAAAATAATTGTGTGGCTTGCGGTCGTTGTGTTGAATATTGTCCGGCGGGTGCTGTAAAACTCGGTCAAAAATTGTGTAAAAAAGACGGCTCTTCTGTTGAATATCCAAAACACCTCTTGCCTTCAGATAAAAAGTGGTCAGAAGCTGACTGGGATTGGGATTACCGCGATCACAACAGAATTGAATCTTATAGAACAGGGACAGCCCCATGTAAAACAGCTTGCCCTGCACACATCGCAGTTCAGGGATATTTAAAAATGGCTTCGCAGGGACGCTATAAAGAAGCGTTGGCGCTCATCAAAAAGAACAATCCGCTTCCTGCTATCTGCGGTCATATTTGTAACCGCCGTTGCGAAGACGCTTGTACTCGAGGCACAATAGACCAGGCTCTGGCAATCGATGAAGTAAAAAAATTCATTGCAATGCAAGACTTGAACGCAGAAACTCGTTACATTCCAGAAAAGGTAATTCCGCGTGTAGATGGCGATTTCAGTGCAGATAAAGTTGCAATTATCGGAGCAGGTCCTGCCGGTTTGTCTTGCGCATTCTATCTTGCAGAAAAAGGCTATACTCCTACCGTATTTGAAAAAAATAAAAAACCGGGAGGAATGCTTGTATATGGAATCCCATCATACAAACTGGAAAAGAATGTAGTTGAAGCGGAAATAGACATTATCCGAGCCATGGGAGTAGAAATCAAAACCGGCATTGAAGTTGGTAAAGACGTCACTCTCGATGAGCTGAGGGCGCAAGGGTACAAAGCGTTCTACATCGCAATCGGATGTCAGGGCGGACGTTCTGTAAATGTTCCCGGCGAAGATGCAAAAGGCATTTCAACTGCCGTAGATTTCCTCAAAGAAATAAACGCAAACGAAAAATACGACTTTTATGGAGATGTTGTTGTAGTTGGCGGAGGAAATGTTGCAATTGACTGTTCGCGTGGGGCAATCCGAGCAGGTGCTCCAAAAGTCACTCAAATCTGTCTTGAAGGTCGCGACATTATGCCGGCTTCAGATAACGAAGTTGCCGAAGCTGAAGAAGATGGAGTTGAAATCAGGTGCGGTTGGGGACCAAAAGAAATCATCAAAGATAAAGACGGAAATGTGAGCGGAATCGTATTTAAAAAATGCGTTTCTGTAAAAGACGCAACCGGTCGTTTTAATCCTAAATATGATGAGAATGATACAATAAAAGTCGATTGCCGCCATATTGTGCTAGCGGTTGGGCAGAGCATTTTGTGGGGAGACTTACTCAAAGGCTCAAAAGTTCAACTCGGACGAGGAAACGGTGCTGTTGCAGATCCAAAAACTTATCAGACGGCAGAACCGGATATTTTTGTCGGCGGGGACGTTTACACCGGTCCTAAATTTGCAATCGATGCGATCGCCGCAGGAAAAGAAGGTGCAATTTCAATTCACCGTTTCGTACAACCGCACACATCTCTTACAATCGGGCGCAACCAGAACGATTATGTTGAACTCAACAAAGACGATATCTTAGTTGAAAGCTATGATAATTCCAGCCGTCAGATTCCCGGAACTAAAGCAGGAGTCGCTCCAAAGAGCTTCCGCGACGCAAAACTTGTGTTTACAGAAGCACAAGTCAAAAAAGAGACAGCGCGTTGTTTGAGCTGTGGAGCGAGCGTTGTTGACACAAATCACTGCGTAGGCTGCGGAGTTTGTACAACCAAGTGCGAATTTGACGCAATCCATCTGTTCCGCGACAATCCTGAATGCTCAGTTATGCGCCGAAGCGAAGATAAGATGAAATATATTCTTCCTTATGCTGCAAAACAGGCAATTAAAATAAAGTTTTCAAAAAAGAAGAAAAACCCTAAAAAAGACGACGAGTAG
- a CDS encoding DUF5692 family protein — MLFNLYSGVAGTQLIGWLCVFIGLIVLNEIGRRTKIGGIAVFMVIPAVLTVYFILANSGLFGGKENLTVKYMSGWFHYFKLYAATIGCIGFIMIKYKWGIGAKHWFKPWPFVIVAANILIAVVSDFESLAKGGMNGGWWVSNEGVFLYGGWWNLLNGIAGLINIFCMTGWWGVYSSKNKRQDMLWPDMTILFIIAYDVWNFEYTYLNLPTHSWYCGLALLLAPTFAAMFWNKGGWIQNRAFTLSVWCMFAQVVPTFQLTRTFGVLPTVYGNAGTHSALDMYNSAMNLYNSGNATGSAVAAEISRMGITAHPTAQGVVAVLSIAINVLVLTAIIKRSVELKKNPYKNEIWSGTKDFDEAMARAE, encoded by the coding sequence ATGTTATTTAATCTTTATTCGGGAGTGGCAGGCACTCAGCTTATCGGTTGGCTTTGTGTATTCATAGGGCTTATAGTTTTAAACGAAATCGGGCGCAGGACAAAAATAGGCGGAATCGCAGTTTTCATGGTTATTCCAGCGGTTCTTACTGTTTATTTTATTCTTGCAAATAGCGGTCTTTTTGGCGGAAAAGAAAATCTTACAGTTAAATATATGAGTGGCTGGTTCCATTACTTCAAGTTGTACGCTGCAACAATCGGCTGTATTGGTTTTATCATGATAAAATACAAATGGGGAATTGGAGCAAAACATTGGTTCAAGCCATGGCCGTTTGTAATTGTTGCTGCTAACATTTTAATCGCTGTCGTATCTGATTTTGAATCACTAGCAAAAGGCGGAATGAATGGCGGTTGGTGGGTTTCTAACGAAGGCGTATTCTTGTACGGCGGATGGTGGAACTTGTTGAACGGTATTGCAGGTCTTATCAATATATTCTGTATGACAGGATGGTGGGGTGTTTACTCTTCAAAAAACAAACGCCAAGATATGCTTTGGCCTGATATGACAATCTTGTTTATCATCGCTTACGACGTTTGGAACTTTGAATATACATATTTGAATTTGCCGACTCACTCTTGGTACTGCGGACTCGCATTGCTCCTCGCTCCGACATTTGCTGCAATGTTCTGGAACAAAGGTGGTTGGATCCAGAACCGTGCATTTACGCTTTCTGTTTGGTGTATGTTTGCTCAGGTGGTTCCGACATTCCAGTTGACAAGAACTTTTGGAGTTCTTCCGACTGTATACGGAAACGCAGGCACACACTCTGCACTCGATATGTACAATTCTGCTATGAATCTTTACAACTCAGGAAATGCAACCGGCTCTGCTGTTGCTGCCGAAATCTCAAGGATGGGAATTACAGCTCATCCGACTGCACAAGGGGTCGTAGCCGTTCTCTCTATAGCCATCAACGTTCTCGTTCTTACTGCAATAATCAAGCGTTCTGTTGAATTGAAGAAAAATCCATATAAGAACGAAATCTGGAGCGGAACAAAAGACTTTGACGAGGCAATGGCTAGGGCAGAGTAG
- the hypB gene encoding hydrogenase nickel incorporation protein HypB produces MNKREYDILETKENILADNDKVAAEVRNLLISRRVFMVNLMASPGAGKTTTLVRTINSLKNKYRIGVMEADVDSDVDAATIQKTGAKVIQLHTGGSCHMDADMTRRGIEKLGLADIDVLFLENVGNLVCPAEFDVGSAKRVAILSVPEGDDKPLKYPLMFTVSDLLLIGKIDVKPAFDFDESNCRKYVNALNPKIKVISVSAKTGEGFDEWINWLELEIESFRQEHSDENN; encoded by the coding sequence ATGAACAAAAGAGAATACGACATCCTTGAAACTAAAGAAAATATCCTTGCAGATAACGATAAAGTTGCGGCAGAAGTTCGCAACCTTTTAATATCTCGCAGAGTATTTATGGTAAATCTCATGGCTTCTCCGGGAGCCGGAAAAACGACAACTCTTGTGCGAACAATCAACTCGTTGAAAAACAAATATCGGATTGGCGTTATGGAAGCCGATGTTGATAGCGATGTAGATGCTGCAACAATTCAGAAAACAGGTGCAAAAGTCATTCAGCTTCATACAGGCGGTTCGTGTCACATGGACGCAGATATGACTCGACGCGGAATTGAAAAACTTGGACTTGCTGACATAGATGTGCTCTTTCTCGAAAACGTCGGAAATCTTGTCTGCCCGGCGGAATTCGATGTCGGTTCTGCTAAGAGGGTTGCAATCCTCAGTGTCCCTGAAGGCGATGACAAACCTCTGAAATATCCGCTGATGTTTACGGTAAGCGATCTTCTTCTGATTGGGAAAATCGATGTAAAACCGGCGTTTGATTTTGACGAATCTAACTGTCGAAAATATGTAAATGCTTTGAATCCAAAAATCAAAGTGATTTCAGTATCAGCAAAAACCGGAGAAGGATTTGACGAATGGATAAATTGGCTAGAACTGGAAATAGAATCATTCCGGCAGGAGCACAGCGATGAAAATAATTGA
- a CDS encoding GNAT family N-acetyltransferase, translating to MRDETDGQFNSGNLVMEKKMLNHQGTKKLETERLILRQFEIDDYAEMYNNWASEDAVTKFLTWPSHANQEVTKSVLTDWIPKYADKTFYNWAIELKEENKLIGNISVVDYREESLSAVLGYCMGSRWWGKEIMPEAARAVLKYLFEEVGFNRIASNHDKNNPKSGRVMQKIGMTYEGTLRSAGFCNQGIVDAVWYSILKSEWKNEHCNFFRKLFSYKI from the coding sequence ATGAGGGACGAAACTGACGGGCAGTTTAACTCCGGAAATTTAGTAATGGAGAAAAAAATGTTAAATCATCAGGGAACAAAAAAGCTGGAGACAGAAAGACTTATACTCAGGCAATTCGAAATAGATGATTATGCAGAAATGTATAACAATTGGGCAAGTGAAGACGCAGTGACAAAATTTCTTACATGGCCGTCTCATGCGAATCAGGAGGTTACAAAATCTGTGCTTACCGACTGGATTCCTAAGTATGCAGATAAAACTTTTTATAACTGGGCGATTGAATTAAAAGAGGAAAACAAACTTATCGGGAATATTTCTGTCGTTGATTATCGTGAAGAATCTCTGTCTGCGGTTCTCGGTTATTGCATGGGAAGCAGATGGTGGGGAAAAGAAATAATGCCCGAAGCTGCCAGGGCTGTCTTAAAATATCTATTCGAGGAAGTTGGATTTAATAGAATCGCTTCAAACCATGACAAAAATAATCCAAAATCTGGAAGGGTTATGCAGAAAATTGGAATGACTTACGAGGGAACTCTCCGAAGCGCGGGTTTTTGCAATCAGGGGATAGTCGATGCCGTCTGGTATTCTATATTGAAAAGTGAATGGAAAAATGAACATTGCAATTTTTTCAGAAAGCTATTTTCCTACAAAATCTAG